One part of the Oceanihabitans sp. IOP_32 genome encodes these proteins:
- a CDS encoding ParB/RepB/Spo0J family partition protein, with the protein MAKATKKQALGRGLSALLNDPSNNIQSANDKNADQVIGNIVELDLDFIEVNPFQPRTNFSEESLLELASSIKELGIIQPITVRKIGLNEYQLVSGERRFRASKLIGLESIPAYVRIANDQESLEMALVENIQRQDLDPIEIALSYQRLIDEIKLTQEQMSERVGKKRSTITNYLRLLKLDPIIQTGMRDGFISMGHGRALIAIEDQTVQLDIYEKVLSNKLSVRETETLVRHFNNKTEAPSKKEASEDLPKFIKKGVNVFSEYFGHKIDVKVSKNGKGKITIPFHSEEDFNRIKKLIEGAK; encoded by the coding sequence ATGGCTAAGGCAACTAAAAAACAAGCTTTAGGTAGAGGGTTATCGGCACTCTTGAACGACCCGAGTAACAATATACAATCTGCCAACGATAAAAATGCCGATCAAGTAATTGGTAATATCGTGGAGCTAGATTTAGATTTTATTGAAGTCAATCCGTTTCAGCCCCGAACAAATTTTAGTGAAGAATCATTGCTAGAGCTAGCGTCTTCAATAAAAGAATTGGGTATTATTCAACCCATAACGGTAAGAAAAATTGGCTTAAACGAATATCAATTAGTTTCTGGTGAACGACGTTTTAGAGCCTCAAAATTAATCGGATTAGAATCTATTCCTGCTTATGTTAGAATAGCAAACGACCAAGAATCGCTAGAAATGGCCTTGGTTGAAAATATTCAACGTCAAGATTTAGATCCCATTGAAATCGCACTATCGTACCAACGCTTAATAGACGAAATTAAATTAACACAAGAACAAATGAGTGAGCGCGTTGGTAAAAAACGTTCCACGATTACTAATTATTTACGTTTATTAAAGCTAGACCCCATCATTCAAACAGGTATGAGAGATGGTTTTATATCTATGGGACATGGCCGCGCACTTATTGCCATTGAGGATCAAACTGTTCAACTTGATATCTACGAAAAAGTGCTGTCGAACAAATTATCTGTTCGAGAAACCGAAACCTTGGTGCGTCATTTCAATAATAAAACAGAAGCGCCTTCAAAAAAAGAAGCGTCTGAAGACCTTCCTAAATTCATAAAAAAAGGAGTAAACGTTTTCTCTGAATACTTTGGGCATAAAATTGACGTTAAAGTTTCTAAAAACGGTAAAGGAAAAATAACAATCCCTTTTCATTCGGAAGAAGACTTTAATCGTATTAAAAAACTAATTGAAGGTGCTAAATAA